One segment of Nocardia farcinica DNA contains the following:
- a CDS encoding arabinosyltransferase domain-containing protein, giving the protein MPDAATAVLTKPPAAPEVRPRDFRTARIIALVVGALGALLALATPFLPVKQTVAVLNWPQGGTLQNVQAPLMAQVPIDLAASIPCSAVDALPAQGGMLLATAPPQGDRAALEAMFVRVSENSVDVVNRNAVVASAERARMGECSAIRIASDNARTTAVFEGMQREIERPVQGGAPGQTELVRVPVEGTMPGDFRPQVVGVFSDLEGAVPAGLSFDMTVDTRFSSSPTWIKLTAMLAAVLCTIIALAALARLDGSDGRGHRRFLPANWFKPTWADGAVLGTLVLWHFIGANTSDDGYILNMVRVAPEAGYMANYFRWYGVPEAPFGWYYYVIQVFAEVSTASPWVRLPALFCAILCWMVISREVVPRLGRGVRTSKVALWTGGLVFLAFWLPFDNGLRSEPIVALGALLTWVSIERAIATGRLLPAAVAVLIAAFTLAAAPTGLMCVAALLAGTRPLVRIVVRRHREHGTLPLLAPIAAAGLLVLTVVYSDQTFAGIQEANRVRQATGPNLAWYEDYLRYYYLFVETVDGSLSRRFAFLVMLLCLFTTMLVLLRRRRVPGIASAPTWRLMGIVFGTIFFMMFNPTKWTHHFGAYAGIAGSLAAVTAVAVSASALRARKNRAIFLAGLLFVLAIAFSGINGYWYVSSFGVPWFDKQISLRGYQSNTLMLVLFGVALALVAWFTLREDYTAPQPSAKTVRGRRIRKFAAIPLTVVAALMVALEVLSLAKGAVSQYPAYSLARSNVDALRGNMCGLANDVLVEPDPNDGQLTPIIDPNEPPANGDPLAGANPVGFDPNGVPDDLSADSVEVKPGTGNTSTQSVGAAFAEGENAGTGGGQGARGVNGSTVALPFGLDPATTPVMGSYQAGVQQPAHLVSSWYALPQRSADRPLIVISAAGRVLSFDDTGAMKYGQELKVEYGKRGPDGTVTKQGEYLPRDIGPFPSWRNLRVPLDELAPDADAVRIVANDPILIGDQWLAFTPPRMPTLQSLDDYLGSRQPILLDWAVGLQFPCQRPFFHENGVAEVPRYRVLPDRPLAVSSTNTWQAQEFGGPLGFAQMLARSTTIPTYLKDDWARDWGSLERYDQYDQSAVPAELSTTTTTRHGLWSPGAMRVS; this is encoded by the coding sequence GTGCCCGACGCCGCTACTGCTGTCTTGACGAAGCCACCCGCCGCTCCCGAGGTTCGTCCGCGGGATTTCCGAACCGCGCGAATAATCGCCCTCGTGGTCGGCGCGCTGGGCGCTCTGCTGGCGTTGGCGACCCCGTTCCTGCCGGTCAAGCAGACCGTGGCGGTGTTGAACTGGCCGCAGGGCGGCACGCTGCAGAACGTGCAGGCGCCGCTGATGGCGCAGGTGCCGATCGACCTCGCCGCGAGCATCCCGTGTTCGGCCGTGGACGCGCTGCCCGCGCAGGGCGGCATGCTGCTGGCCACCGCGCCGCCGCAGGGCGACCGCGCGGCGCTGGAGGCGATGTTCGTCCGGGTCTCGGAGAACTCGGTGGACGTGGTGAACCGCAACGCCGTGGTCGCCTCGGCCGAGCGGGCGCGGATGGGCGAGTGCTCGGCCATCCGCATCGCCTCCGACAACGCCCGCACCACCGCGGTGTTCGAGGGCATGCAGCGCGAGATCGAGCGGCCGGTCCAGGGTGGCGCGCCGGGGCAGACCGAACTGGTGCGCGTGCCGGTCGAGGGCACCATGCCCGGTGACTTCCGGCCGCAGGTGGTGGGGGTGTTCTCCGATCTCGAGGGTGCGGTGCCCGCCGGGCTGAGCTTCGACATGACCGTCGACACCCGGTTCAGCTCCAGCCCCACCTGGATCAAGCTGACCGCGATGCTGGCCGCGGTGCTGTGCACGATCATCGCCCTGGCCGCGCTGGCCCGCCTGGACGGCAGCGACGGCCGCGGCCACCGCCGGTTCCTGCCCGCCAACTGGTTCAAGCCGACCTGGGCCGACGGCGCGGTGCTCGGCACGCTGGTGCTGTGGCACTTCATCGGCGCCAACACCTCCGACGACGGCTACATCCTCAACATGGTCCGGGTGGCGCCGGAGGCCGGTTACATGGCCAACTACTTCCGCTGGTACGGCGTGCCGGAGGCGCCGTTCGGCTGGTACTACTACGTCATCCAGGTCTTCGCCGAGGTGTCCACGGCCAGTCCGTGGGTGCGCCTGCCCGCGCTGTTCTGCGCGATCCTGTGCTGGATGGTGATCAGCCGCGAGGTGGTGCCGCGGCTCGGGCGCGGGGTGCGCACCAGCAAGGTGGCGCTGTGGACCGGCGGGCTGGTGTTCCTGGCGTTCTGGCTGCCGTTCGACAACGGCCTGCGCTCGGAGCCGATCGTGGCGCTCGGCGCGCTGCTGACCTGGGTCTCCATCGAACGCGCGATCGCGACCGGGCGCCTGCTGCCCGCCGCGGTGGCGGTGCTGATCGCGGCGTTCACCCTGGCCGCGGCCCCGACCGGGCTGATGTGCGTGGCCGCGCTGCTGGCCGGTACCCGGCCGCTGGTGCGGATCGTGGTGCGCCGCCACCGCGAGCACGGCACGCTGCCGTTGCTCGCGCCGATCGCGGCGGCGGGCCTACTGGTGTTGACGGTGGTCTACAGCGACCAGACGTTCGCGGGCATCCAGGAGGCCAACCGGGTGCGCCAGGCGACCGGCCCGAACCTGGCCTGGTACGAGGACTACCTGCGCTACTACTACCTGTTCGTCGAGACGGTGGACGGGTCCCTCTCGCGCCGGTTCGCCTTCCTGGTGATGCTGCTGTGCCTGTTCACCACCATGCTGGTGCTGCTGCGGCGCAGGCGCGTGCCCGGCATCGCCAGCGCACCGACCTGGCGGTTGATGGGCATCGTGTTCGGCACGATCTTCTTCATGATGTTCAACCCGACGAAGTGGACCCACCACTTCGGCGCGTACGCGGGCATCGCGGGCTCGCTGGCCGCGGTGACGGCGGTCGCGGTGTCGGCCAGTGCGCTGCGGGCACGCAAGAACCGGGCGATCTTCCTGGCCGGTCTGTTGTTCGTGCTGGCCATCGCGTTCTCGGGTATCAACGGCTACTGGTATGTCTCCAGCTTCGGCGTGCCGTGGTTCGACAAGCAGATCTCGCTGCGCGGCTACCAGTCGAACACGCTGATGCTGGTGTTGTTCGGTGTCGCGCTGGCGCTGGTGGCCTGGTTCACCCTGCGCGAGGACTACACCGCGCCGCAGCCCTCGGCCAAGACCGTGCGCGGCAGGCGCATCCGCAAGTTCGCGGCGATCCCGCTGACCGTGGTCGCCGCCCTGATGGTGGCGCTCGAGGTGCTGTCGCTGGCCAAGGGCGCGGTCTCGCAGTACCCGGCCTACTCGCTGGCGCGCTCGAACGTCGACGCCTTGCGCGGCAACATGTGCGGCCTGGCCAACGACGTGCTCGTCGAACCCGACCCCAACGACGGACAGCTCACCCCGATCATCGATCCGAACGAACCGCCGGCGAACGGCGACCCGCTGGCCGGCGCGAACCCGGTCGGCTTCGATCCCAACGGGGTGCCGGACGACCTGTCCGCCGACAGCGTCGAGGTGAAGCCGGGCACCGGTAACACCTCCACCCAGTCGGTCGGCGCGGCCTTCGCCGAGGGCGAGAACGCGGGCACCGGCGGCGGCCAGGGCGCCCGCGGCGTGAACGGCAGCACCGTGGCGCTGCCGTTCGGCCTGGATCCGGCGACCACCCCGGTGATGGGCAGCTACCAGGCCGGGGTGCAGCAGCCCGCGCACCTGGTGTCGAGCTGGTACGCGCTGCCGCAGCGGTCGGCGGATCGCCCGCTGATCGTGATCTCGGCGGCCGGCCGGGTGCTGTCCTTCGACGACACCGGTGCGATGAAGTACGGCCAGGAACTCAAGGTCGAGTACGGCAAGCGCGGGCCCGACGGCACCGTGACCAAGCAGGGCGAGTACCTGCCGCGTGACATCGGCCCGTTCCCGTCCTGGCGCAACCTGCGGGTGCCGCTGGACGAGCTCGCCCCCGACGCCGACGCGGTGCGGATCGTGGCCAACGACCCCATCCTGATCGGCGACCAGTGGCTGGCGTTCACGCCGCCGCGGATGCCGACCCTGCAGTCGCTCGACGACTACCTCGGCTCGCGTCAGCCGATCCTGCTGGACTGGGCCGTCGGTCTGCAGTTCCCGTGCCAGCGGCCGTTCTTCCACGAGAACGGCGTGGCCGAGGTGCCGCGCTACCGGGTGCTGCCGGACCGGCCGCTCGCGGTGAGCTCCACCAACACCTGGCAGGCTCAGGAGTTCGGCGGCCCGCTCGGCTTCGCGCAGATGCTGGCCAGGTCGACCACCATTCCGACCTATCTCAAGGACGACTGGGCCAGGGACTGGGGCTCGCTCGAGCGCTACGACCAGTACGACCAGAGCGCGGTGCCCGCCGAGCTGAGCACCACGACCACCACCCGGCACGGGCTGTGGTCGCCGGGTGCGATGCGGGTGTCCTGA
- a CDS encoding peptidylprolyl isomerase, which translates to MTKVNLETNFGPIVLELDDAKAPETVRNFVDYVNSGHYNGTIFHRVIPGFMIQGGGFEPGMRQKGTKAPIQNEAANGLKNDKYTVAMARTNDPHSATAQFFINVADNAFLNHTAPSPSGWGYAVFGQVVDGTDVVDKIAGVSTGSAGMHQDVPVDDVIITSASLA; encoded by the coding sequence ATGACCAAGGTGAATCTGGAGACGAATTTCGGACCGATCGTCCTGGAGCTGGACGACGCCAAGGCGCCGGAGACGGTGCGCAACTTCGTGGATTACGTGAACTCGGGCCACTACAACGGCACGATCTTCCACCGGGTGATTCCCGGCTTCATGATCCAGGGCGGCGGATTCGAGCCGGGAATGCGGCAGAAGGGCACCAAGGCCCCCATTCAGAACGAGGCCGCCAACGGCCTCAAGAACGACAAGTACACCGTCGCGATGGCGCGGACCAACGACCCGCATTCGGCCACCGCGCAGTTCTTCATCAACGTCGCCGACAACGCCTTCCTCAACCACACCGCCCCGAGCCCGTCCGGCTGGGGCTACGCGGTCTTCGGCCAGGTCGTCGACGGCACCGACGTGGTCGACAAGATCGCCGGTGTGTCCACCGGTTCGGCGGGCATGCACCAGGACGTCCCGGTCGACGACGTGATCATCACCTCCGCCAGCCTCGCCTGA
- a CDS encoding acyl-CoA carboxylase subunit beta, producing the protein MSTTAEKLADLRKRLELAQEPAGEAGVAKRAKKGIPSARDRINMLLDPGTFVEIGALVRKPGDPAALYGDGVVTGHGLVDGRPVAVFSHDQTVYGGSVGEMFGRKVAYIMEYAAKVGCPVVGINDSGGARVQEAVTSLAWYAELGRRQEPLSGLVPQVSMILGKCAGGAVYAPINTDVVVATEEAYMFVTGPKVIREVTGEDVSLEELGGAQSQAEYGNIHHVAKDEKAAFQWVRDYLSFLPTSCQELPPVVNPGLEPEITDSDRELDSIVPDSDNAGYDMHEILLRIFDDGDFHEIGATAGRNIITGFARVDGRSVGVVANQPLVYAGALDARASDKAAHFVRLCDAFEIPLVFVVDTPGFLPGVEQEKIGVIKRGGRFLFSFVEATVPKVTVVIRKSYGGGYAVMGSKQLGADVNLAWPTARIAVMGAESAVSLIGGKQLAAAPEDQRAAMRQQMIDFYNATVATPWVAAERGYIDAVIEPSATRLELRRALHLLRDKKLARNPRKHHLLPL; encoded by the coding sequence GTGAGCACTACTGCCGAGAAACTCGCAGACCTGCGTAAGCGCCTCGAGCTTGCGCAGGAGCCCGCGGGTGAAGCGGGGGTCGCGAAGCGGGCGAAGAAGGGCATTCCCAGCGCCCGCGACCGGATCAACATGCTGCTCGATCCGGGAACCTTCGTGGAAATCGGTGCGCTGGTGCGCAAACCCGGCGACCCGGCGGCCCTCTACGGCGACGGCGTGGTCACCGGCCACGGCCTGGTGGACGGGCGGCCGGTGGCGGTGTTCTCGCACGACCAGACCGTCTACGGCGGCTCGGTCGGTGAGATGTTCGGCCGCAAGGTCGCCTACATCATGGAGTACGCGGCCAAGGTCGGCTGCCCGGTCGTCGGCATCAACGACTCCGGCGGCGCGCGCGTGCAGGAGGCGGTGACCTCGCTGGCCTGGTACGCCGAACTGGGCCGCAGGCAGGAACCGCTGTCCGGGCTGGTGCCGCAGGTGTCGATGATCCTCGGCAAGTGCGCGGGCGGCGCGGTGTACGCCCCGATCAACACCGACGTGGTGGTGGCGACCGAAGAGGCGTACATGTTCGTCACCGGGCCCAAGGTGATCCGCGAGGTCACCGGTGAGGACGTGAGCCTCGAGGAACTCGGCGGCGCGCAGAGCCAGGCCGAATACGGCAACATCCATCACGTCGCCAAGGACGAGAAGGCCGCGTTCCAGTGGGTGCGCGACTACCTCAGCTTCCTGCCGACCAGCTGCCAGGAGCTGCCGCCGGTGGTCAACCCCGGTCTGGAGCCGGAGATCACCGACAGCGACCGCGAACTCGACTCGATCGTGCCCGACTCCGACAATGCCGGCTACGACATGCACGAGATCCTGCTGCGGATCTTCGACGACGGCGACTTCCACGAGATCGGCGCGACCGCGGGCCGCAACATCATCACCGGTTTCGCCCGGGTCGACGGCCGCAGCGTCGGGGTGGTGGCCAACCAGCCGCTGGTGTACGCCGGCGCGCTGGACGCCCGCGCCTCCGACAAGGCCGCGCACTTCGTGCGACTGTGCGACGCCTTCGAGATCCCGCTGGTGTTCGTGGTGGACACCCCCGGCTTCCTGCCCGGCGTGGAGCAGGAGAAGATCGGCGTCATCAAACGCGGCGGCCGGTTCCTGTTCTCCTTCGTGGAGGCGACCGTGCCGAAGGTGACGGTGGTGATCCGCAAGTCTTACGGCGGCGGCTACGCGGTGATGGGGTCCAAGCAGCTCGGCGCGGACGTCAACCTGGCCTGGCCGACCGCCCGCATCGCGGTGATGGGCGCCGAGAGCGCCGTCAGCCTGATCGGCGGCAAGCAGCTGGCCGCGGCGCCGGAGGACCAGCGCGCCGCCATGCGCCAGCAGATGATCGACTTCTACAACGCGACCGTGGCCACGCCGTGGGTGGCGGCCGAGCGCGGCTACATCGACGCCGTCATCGAGCCCTCGGCCACCCGGCTGGAGCTGCGCCGCGCCCTGCATCTGCTACGGGACAAGAAGCTGGCCCGCAACCCGCGCAAACACCACCTGCTACCGCTCTGA
- the pks13 gene encoding polyketide synthase Pks13 (Pks13 is a key enzyme in mycolic acid biosynthesis.), whose protein sequence is MADNEGTPDQTTEDATTDAAATPAPDGAVGEGAVGDGPRTDMSVAEVREWLRRWVADATGQPLENITVDRPMEEFGLASRDALALGGDIEELTGVVLTATVVYQHPTIASLAEVIVHGEPEVPETAGDEAFYTAGYTPGEAHDIAIVGLSTRLPGAGDTPESTWEFLINGGDAIRELPEGRWAEFMSDPNVAKMIEESNTLGGYLDQEVVKGFDAEFFAMSPIEVERVDPQQRLMMELTWEALEHARIPASELRGESVGMFVGSSTQDFQLIAALGLGDRDPNLPISAEAYALLGASTGIIANRVSYFFDFRGPSVTVDTACSSTLVAVHQAVRALRDGEADLALAGGVNMILAPVATLGFEKNGAVAKNGRIKAFSSDADGMVRSEGAGLVVLKRLADAERDGDRILAVIKGTAVNNDGRSNGLFAPNPDAQADVLRRAYRDAGINPATVDYIEAHGTGTLIGDPIEADALGRVVGRGRDADKPALLGSAKTNFGHLESGAGVPSLAKVVMAFQHNVIPPNINFAGPNPYIPFEQARLKVVDEPTQFPRYSGVATVGISGFGFGGANAHVVLQEYTPPTKAAVVAPGTDTDTETETTDVIAAATAITAEAGDVVAEATEITAEAAADAAEWSAERTEPLPVILCVSGYLPSRRRRAATELADWLESEAGRDVPLADVARSLAKRSHWRSRGVVLAKTHEEAVAGLRAIAAGKPGTGVFTADAPAAQGPIWVLSGFGAQHRKMGKQLYLENAIFRRTVDEVDELVQDEAGYSVREMILDDAQDYNVGTSQVGIFTIQIGLAALLRAHGAEPEAVVGHSMGEVAGAYIAGGLTLEDAVRVICARSRLMGEGEQMISDDDVRNMALVELSAAEVEAMLTDYPDVEVAVYAAPTNTVIGGPYEQVQAIVAKVEEAGKFARVLQTRGAGHTSQMDPLLGELAAELAGIEPTRLRAGLYSTVHKEKYYRPGHDPVHDEDYWVTNMRHSVYFTNAVKLAVDSGHTTFLELAPNSVALMQVLGTTFAAGLHDAQLIPTLKRKEDESAGVISALAQLYVHGHAVDLSSLLPAGDYADIPRTTFVRKEFWPAARMATGSGTGRVPGAHVALPDGRHVWEVQASAVTDPAELVRAAAAQVLADVTVGASLAHGAVPAAGTLTTTLTPHPGGASVQVHAKEDAQFRLIFDAVVTSGAPLPTPAVAAPSTATAAAPAAEPEVLEQAGDRWDPNGSQTIEERLALIVAESMGYAVEDLPMEIPLMELGLDSLMAMRIKNRVEYEFDIPQLQIQAVRDANLTEVGKVLRYAIEHRDQVAAIAEKQAAGEEITVDADFVTAARAAMEAGEDPVAALETAVGSQDSGTAADAPAEPAVADPAVADPAPVDQEAAAFGEALAAVDEDDVPPRDAAERLTYATWAIVTGKSAGGIFNTLPILEEEVAEKLAARLSERIKAEVTVDDVLDCETIEQLADIVRERQDSGAEIDGFVRPLRPRPEGSDAVPVFVFHPSGGNTLVYEPLLKRLPAHTPMYGFERVDGDIEQRAKQYIPELRRIQGDGPFVLYGWSLGAVFALQVAQLLRAEGADVRVVGLIDLAIPTRDEDNSPEERVRRIERYQAFARKTYGIDAELDRAQLEELAAASDEEQFKMISDLIKISGAKIPGGVLEHQRTSWIESRHLARTTPSRYDGDVVLYLADRYHDGMIELEPRFAERKPNGGWDEYLPHLQVVHIPGDHLQIVDEPRIAKIGADLTAKLVAMEAKGDK, encoded by the coding sequence CCGCGCACCGACATGTCGGTGGCCGAGGTGCGGGAGTGGTTGCGCCGCTGGGTCGCCGACGCGACCGGGCAGCCGCTGGAGAACATCACCGTCGACCGGCCGATGGAGGAATTCGGCCTGGCCTCGCGTGACGCCCTGGCGCTCGGCGGCGACATCGAGGAGCTCACCGGCGTGGTGCTGACCGCGACCGTGGTCTACCAGCACCCGACCATCGCCTCGCTGGCCGAGGTCATCGTGCACGGCGAACCCGAGGTTCCCGAGACCGCGGGTGACGAGGCGTTCTACACCGCGGGCTACACGCCGGGCGAGGCGCACGACATCGCCATCGTCGGCCTGTCCACCCGGCTGCCGGGCGCGGGCGACACCCCGGAATCGACCTGGGAATTCCTCATCAACGGCGGCGACGCGATCCGCGAACTGCCGGAGGGCCGCTGGGCGGAGTTCATGTCCGACCCGAACGTGGCGAAGATGATCGAGGAGAGCAACACCCTCGGCGGCTACCTCGACCAGGAGGTGGTGAAGGGCTTCGACGCGGAGTTCTTCGCGATGTCGCCGATCGAGGTCGAGCGGGTCGATCCGCAGCAGCGCCTGATGATGGAGCTCACCTGGGAGGCGCTCGAACACGCCCGCATCCCGGCCAGCGAGCTGCGCGGCGAGTCGGTCGGCATGTTCGTCGGCTCCTCCACCCAGGACTTCCAGCTCATCGCCGCGCTCGGGCTCGGCGACCGCGACCCGAATCTGCCGATCTCGGCCGAGGCCTACGCGCTGCTGGGTGCCTCCACCGGCATCATCGCCAACCGGGTCTCCTACTTCTTCGACTTCCGCGGTCCGTCGGTGACCGTCGACACCGCGTGCTCGTCCACGCTGGTGGCCGTGCACCAGGCCGTGCGCGCGCTGCGGGACGGCGAGGCCGACCTCGCGTTGGCGGGCGGCGTGAACATGATCCTGGCCCCGGTGGCCACCCTCGGCTTCGAGAAGAACGGCGCGGTGGCCAAGAACGGCCGCATCAAGGCGTTCTCATCCGACGCCGACGGCATGGTGCGCTCCGAGGGCGCCGGCCTGGTCGTGCTCAAGCGGCTCGCCGACGCCGAACGCGACGGCGACCGCATCCTCGCCGTCATCAAGGGCACCGCGGTCAACAACGACGGCCGCTCCAACGGCCTGTTCGCCCCGAACCCCGACGCGCAGGCCGACGTGCTGCGCCGCGCCTACCGCGACGCGGGCATCAACCCGGCGACGGTGGACTACATCGAGGCGCACGGCACCGGCACGCTGATCGGCGATCCCATCGAGGCCGACGCGCTCGGCCGGGTGGTCGGCCGCGGCCGCGACGCCGACAAGCCCGCCCTGCTCGGCTCGGCCAAGACCAACTTCGGTCACCTCGAGTCCGGCGCGGGCGTGCCCAGCCTGGCCAAGGTCGTGATGGCCTTCCAGCACAACGTGATTCCGCCGAACATCAACTTCGCGGGCCCGAACCCCTACATTCCGTTCGAGCAGGCCCGGCTGAAGGTGGTCGACGAGCCCACCCAGTTCCCGCGCTACAGCGGCGTGGCCACCGTCGGCATCTCCGGCTTCGGCTTCGGTGGCGCCAACGCCCACGTCGTGCTGCAGGAATACACCCCGCCGACGAAGGCCGCGGTCGTCGCGCCCGGTACCGACACCGACACCGAGACCGAGACCACCGATGTGATCGCGGCGGCGACCGCGATCACCGCGGAAGCGGGCGACGTCGTCGCCGAGGCCACCGAGATCACCGCCGAGGCCGCCGCCGACGCCGCGGAATGGTCGGCCGAGCGCACCGAGCCGCTGCCGGTGATCCTGTGCGTGTCGGGCTACCTGCCCTCGCGCCGCCGCCGGGCCGCCACCGAACTGGCCGACTGGCTGGAGTCCGAGGCGGGCCGCGACGTGCCGCTGGCCGATGTGGCGCGGTCGCTGGCCAAGCGTAGCCACTGGCGCTCGCGCGGTGTGGTGCTGGCCAAGACGCACGAGGAGGCGGTGGCCGGGCTGCGCGCGATCGCCGCGGGCAAGCCGGGCACCGGCGTGTTCACCGCGGACGCTCCCGCCGCCCAGGGCCCGATCTGGGTGCTCTCCGGGTTCGGCGCCCAGCACCGCAAGATGGGCAAGCAGCTGTACCTGGAGAACGCGATCTTCCGCCGCACCGTCGACGAGGTCGACGAGCTCGTCCAGGACGAGGCCGGCTATTCGGTGCGCGAGATGATCCTCGACGACGCCCAGGACTACAACGTCGGCACCTCGCAGGTCGGCATCTTCACCATCCAGATCGGCCTGGCCGCGCTGCTGCGCGCGCACGGCGCGGAACCCGAAGCGGTGGTCGGCCATTCGATGGGCGAGGTCGCGGGCGCCTACATCGCCGGTGGTCTCACCCTCGAGGACGCGGTCCGGGTGATCTGCGCCCGGTCCCGCCTGATGGGCGAGGGCGAGCAGATGATCAGCGACGACGACGTGCGCAACATGGCGCTGGTCGAGCTGAGCGCCGCCGAGGTCGAGGCCATGCTCACCGACTACCCCGACGTCGAGGTCGCCGTCTACGCCGCGCCGACCAACACCGTCATCGGCGGACCGTACGAGCAGGTGCAGGCGATCGTCGCCAAGGTCGAGGAGGCGGGCAAGTTCGCCCGCGTGCTGCAGACCCGCGGCGCAGGCCACACCTCGCAGATGGACCCGCTGCTCGGCGAGCTGGCCGCCGAGCTGGCCGGCATCGAGCCGACCCGGCTGCGCGCGGGCCTGTACTCGACGGTGCACAAGGAGAAGTACTACCGTCCCGGCCACGACCCGGTGCACGACGAGGACTACTGGGTCACCAACATGCGCCACAGCGTGTACTTCACCAACGCGGTGAAGCTCGCGGTGGACAGCGGCCACACCACCTTCCTCGAGCTCGCGCCCAACTCGGTGGCGCTGATGCAGGTGCTCGGCACCACCTTCGCCGCCGGCCTGCACGACGCCCAGCTCATCCCCACGCTCAAGCGCAAGGAAGACGAGTCGGCGGGTGTGATCTCCGCCCTCGCCCAGCTCTACGTGCACGGTCACGCCGTCGACCTGTCCTCGCTGCTGCCCGCGGGCGACTACGCCGACATCCCGCGCACCACCTTCGTGCGCAAGGAGTTCTGGCCCGCCGCGCGGATGGCCACCGGCAGCGGCACCGGCCGCGTGCCCGGCGCGCACGTCGCGCTGCCCGACGGCAGGCACGTGTGGGAGGTCCAGGCGAGCGCGGTGACCGACCCGGCCGAGCTGGTCCGCGCCGCCGCCGCGCAGGTGCTCGCCGACGTGACCGTCGGCGCCTCGCTCGCGCACGGCGCCGTCCCGGCCGCGGGCACCCTGACCACCACGCTCACCCCGCATCCGGGCGGTGCCTCGGTGCAGGTGCACGCCAAGGAGGACGCGCAGTTCCGGCTGATCTTCGACGCCGTGGTCACCTCCGGCGCGCCGCTGCCCACCCCGGCGGTCGCCGCGCCGAGCACCGCCACCGCCGCGGCGCCCGCCGCCGAGCCCGAGGTGCTCGAGCAGGCCGGTGACCGGTGGGACCCCAACGGCAGCCAGACCATCGAGGAACGGCTGGCGCTGATCGTCGCCGAGTCGATGGGCTACGCGGTCGAGGACCTGCCGATGGAGATCCCGCTCATGGAGCTTGGTCTGGACTCGCTGATGGCGATGCGGATCAAGAACCGCGTCGAGTACGAGTTCGACATTCCGCAGCTGCAGATCCAGGCCGTGCGCGATGCCAACCTCACCGAGGTCGGCAAGGTGCTGCGCTACGCGATCGAGCACCGTGACCAGGTCGCCGCCATCGCCGAGAAGCAGGCCGCGGGCGAGGAGATCACCGTCGACGCCGACTTCGTCACCGCCGCGCGTGCCGCGATGGAGGCGGGCGAGGATCCGGTCGCGGCACTGGAAACCGCGGTGGGCAGCCAGGATTCGGGCACGGCGGCCGACGCTCCGGCCGAACCCGCTGTGGCCGACCCCGCTGTGGCCGACCCCGCTCCGGTCGATCAGGAGGCCGCCGCCTTCGGTGAGGCGCTGGCCGCCGTCGACGAGGACGACGTGCCCCCGCGCGACGCGGCCGAACGGCTCACCTACGCGACCTGGGCGATCGTCACCGGCAAGTCGGCGGGCGGCATCTTCAACACCCTGCCGATCCTCGAAGAGGAGGTCGCCGAGAAGCTGGCGGCGCGCCTGTCCGAGCGGATCAAGGCCGAGGTGACCGTCGACGACGTGCTCGACTGCGAGACCATCGAGCAGCTCGCCGACATCGTGCGCGAACGCCAGGACAGCGGCGCCGAGATCGACGGCTTCGTGCGCCCGCTGCGCCCGCGCCCCGAAGGCTCCGACGCCGTGCCGGTGTTCGTGTTCCATCCCTCCGGCGGCAACACCCTCGTCTACGAGCCGTTGCTCAAGCGGCTGCCCGCGCACACCCCGATGTACGGGTTCGAGCGGGTGGACGGCGACATCGAGCAGCGGGCCAAGCAGTATATCCCCGAGCTGCGCCGCATCCAGGGGGACGGGCCGTTCGTGCTGTACGGCTGGTCGCTGGGCGCGGTGTTCGCGTTGCAGGTCGCGCAGTTGCTGCGCGCCGAGGGCGCCGACGTGCGGGTGGTCGGACTGATCGACCTGGCCATCCCGACCCGGGACGAGGACAACAGCCCCGAGGAGCGGGTGCGCCGGATCGAGCGCTACCAGGCCTTCGCGCGCAAGACCTACGGCATCGACGCCGAGCTCGACCGCGCCCAGCTCGAGGAGCTGGCGGCGGCCTCGGACGAAGAGCAGTTCAAGATGATCAGCGATCTGATCAAGATCAGCGGTGCCAAGATCCCCGGCGGCGTGCTCGAACATCAGCGCACCTCCTGGATCGAGAGCAGGCACCTGGCCCGCACCACGCCCTCGCGCTACGACGGCGACGTGGTGCTGTACCTGGCGGATCGCTACCACGACGGCATGATCGAGCTGGAGCCCAGGTTCGCCGAGCGCAAGCCCAACGGCGGCTGGGACGAGTACCTCCCGCATCTCCAGGTCGTCCACATTCCCGGCGATCATCTGCAGATCGTCGACGAACCGCGGATCGCGAAGATCGGTGCCGACCTGACCGCGAAGCTTGTTGCGATGGAGGCGAAAGGGGACAAGTGA